In Halorussus lipolyticus, a genomic segment contains:
- a CDS encoding IS1595 family transposase: MSSAQPAFGAMFRELIELGVVKIDTEPLDARIERRLKDFWENTSCPRCGHNSVQTWPHLDRVWCRDCNFKPVYTYGTPFHEKHLTCGEVLLAFTLYADTLLSINQIAPLVGRAYKTIHTAIREVEAAIHRGFPVVWSLLDQTIDGPIQVDESGEICSGYKGQEPPRHSRSRGGSSQRGRSRWRGRHGDQLTLVAACRDSLRVIRGQLGIDYDGDLEPVIQAAEDLSQPLGEVWTDGLQAYREMERDHRTVVHKERYVSPEGVHINQAECLFSLVQPWLRKFRGLSKQGLEQAARTFGIVRSLILAGKSVDSTIECLVIGAFRSST; this comes from the coding sequence ATGTCGTCTGCTCAGCCAGCGTTCGGCGCAATGTTTCGAGAGCTGATCGAGCTGGGCGTTGTCAAGATCGACACCGAGCCGCTCGATGCCCGCATCGAGCGGCGACTCAAGGACTTCTGGGAGAACACGTCCTGTCCACGCTGCGGGCACAACTCGGTTCAAACGTGGCCGCATCTCGACCGCGTGTGGTGCCGAGACTGCAACTTCAAGCCGGTCTACACCTACGGAACGCCGTTCCACGAGAAGCACCTCACCTGCGGCGAGGTACTTCTCGCATTCACGCTCTACGCTGATACCTTACTCAGTATCAACCAGATCGCGCCGTTGGTCGGGCGAGCCTACAAAACCATTCACACGGCGATTCGGGAGGTGGAAGCCGCGATTCATCGCGGCTTCCCCGTCGTCTGGAGCCTCCTCGACCAAACCATCGACGGACCGATACAAGTCGACGAATCTGGTGAGATCTGTTCGGGCTACAAAGGCCAAGAGCCGCCGCGGCACAGCCGTTCTCGCGGCGGCTCGTCCCAGAGAGGCCGATCACGCTGGCGAGGGCGTCACGGTGATCAACTGACGCTCGTCGCGGCGTGCCGCGACTCGCTTCGCGTGATCCGCGGCCAACTCGGCATCGACTACGACGGTGATCTTGAGCCAGTGATTCAGGCGGCTGAAGACCTCTCCCAGCCACTGGGAGAGGTCTGGACCGACGGTCTCCAAGCCTACCGAGAGATGGAGCGTGACCATCGAACCGTCGTGCACAAGGAACGGTACGTATCGCCCGAGGGCGTCCACATTAATCAGGCTGAGTGCCTGTTTTCGCTTGTTCAACCATGGCTGCGGAAGTTCCGCGGCCTGTCCAAGCAGGGCTTGGAACAGGCCGCTCGTACCTTCGGCATTGTTCGCTCACTCATCCTGGCTGGCAAATCCGTCGACTCAACCATTGAGTGTCTCGTTATCGGGGCTTTCCGCAGCTCTACATAA
- a CDS encoding DUF7389 domain-containing protein, whose amino-acid sequence MSEHNSPSRAGNESKSTNDESSPTEHIERSDVGVSLTVKLKRGSGTRDEDQIKAKVKAKTLDDARDDMDTLRAYIRDLAEETRQIQLAE is encoded by the coding sequence ATGTCAGAACACAACTCACCGTCTCGTGCAGGCAACGAATCGAAATCAACCAATGACGAATCATCGCCGACAGAGCACATTGAGCGGAGCGATGTCGGTGTCTCGCTCACGGTAAAACTCAAGCGAGGGAGTGGGACGCGGGATGAAGACCAGATTAAGGCGAAGGTCAAAGCGAAAACACTTGACGACGCCCGTGACGATATGGACACACTTCGAGCGTACATTCGAGACCTCGCCGAGGAAACTCGTCAGATTCAACTAGCAGAGTAA
- a CDS encoding DUF6166 domain-containing protein: MSGTTDSQSLEQTRPSQKQDVVYVGYRRRGRAIVEKQPGQEQVTPQQSLELANHSPSGFSWGYSGSGPAQLALALLLDYTGDEDVALAHYTAFKSRVVSQLDCSHPEGYWRLTGTDIENVLHELSDKAVAPSN; this comes from the coding sequence ATGAGTGGAACAACCGACTCACAATCACTCGAACAGACACGGCCAAGCCAGAAACAGGATGTCGTCTACGTCGGCTACCGGCGGCGCGGACGCGCTATCGTAGAAAAACAACCCGGTCAAGAGCAGGTGACGCCACAGCAGAGTCTCGAACTGGCGAACCACAGTCCCTCGGGCTTCAGCTGGGGATACAGTGGGAGTGGCCCAGCGCAACTTGCGCTTGCGCTCCTACTGGACTACACCGGCGACGAAGATGTCGCACTAGCCCACTACACCGCATTCAAAAGCAGGGTCGTGAGCCAGTTAGACTGCTCACATCCGGAGGGGTATTGGCGACTCACCGGCACCGACATCGAAAATGTCCTTCATGAACTGTCCGACAAAGCCGTCGCACCGTCCAACTGA
- a CDS encoding DUF7504 family protein, whose protein sequence is MSVRNADGLSFRGGPAPETEEFDVDEMRAKLSKLKQSGSTLLVTGAVGEQTAAYATSNLFGDPEATPPRKRVLALTDGSRAQAAAHFQETDPQAASRNWIIDLDGHERSVPASAAPKIATASQDTDAVKGLRSELQHAIEWFGDGDLKPAQLRVGINSISHLLEKHSFSEVERLIATISASVKVDNGMFHIIYQRDPDENRETVKKLMAHCDAEIQLRKRNGSPAEQRWRIPKVGSTPWTQL, encoded by the coding sequence ATGTCGGTACGGAATGCTGATGGACTTTCTTTTCGCGGTGGGCCAGCCCCCGAGACTGAAGAGTTCGACGTGGACGAAATGCGAGCAAAACTCAGCAAACTCAAACAGTCCGGCAGTACACTCCTCGTCACCGGAGCGGTCGGCGAGCAGACCGCAGCGTACGCCACTAGCAATCTCTTCGGTGATCCGGAAGCCACCCCACCACGAAAACGCGTCCTCGCGTTAACAGACGGTTCGCGTGCGCAGGCAGCGGCTCACTTTCAAGAGACAGATCCACAGGCGGCGTCACGTAACTGGATTATCGATCTCGACGGACATGAACGGAGTGTTCCGGCCTCAGCGGCCCCGAAGATTGCAACGGCCAGCCAAGACACAGACGCAGTCAAAGGACTCCGGTCGGAGTTGCAGCATGCTATCGAGTGGTTCGGCGACGGCGACCTCAAACCGGCCCAACTGCGAGTTGGCATCAACTCAATCAGCCACCTGCTCGAAAAACACAGTTTCTCAGAAGTTGAGCGACTGATCGCCACCATCAGTGCGAGTGTGAAAGTCGATAACGGAATGTTCCACATTATTTATCAGCGGGACCCTGACGAAAACCGCGAAACCGTTAAAAAGCTGATGGCGCACTGTGACGCCGAAATCCAGCTTCGGAAACGGAACGGCAGCCCCGCGGAGCAACGCTGGCGAATTCCAAAAGTCGGATCGACACCCTGGACGCAGCTCTAA
- a CDS encoding DUF7503 family protein — MSEAETTELVAFLHEHPRLMGLLFTSALLAMETIGRAEAGGAATAGP, encoded by the coding sequence ATGTCAGAGGCAGAAACCACCGAGCTAGTAGCGTTTCTTCACGAACACCCGCGGTTGATGGGGCTCCTGTTTACAAGCGCACTACTCGCTATGGAAACGATAGGACGAGCCGAAGCAGGCGGTGCCGCTACCGCTGGCCCCTAA